From the Nocardiopsis changdeensis genome, one window contains:
- a CDS encoding NRAMP family divalent metal transporter yields the protein MGDTPPAPAKVRPRPGRVALSSTLLGAMFLMATSAIGPGFITQTTQFTAQLGATFAFAILISILVDIAVQLNIWRVVGVANTRAQDLANKVVPGAGYLLAALIVFGGLVFNVGNLAGTGLGLNALAGVDPRLGAVISAVLAVVILGAKRLGAALDRVLVVLGVAMIGLTLYVAVISRPPVGEALRQAVLPEQLGTDVFLAAVTIIGGTVGGYITYAGVHRLIESGQGGPENIAAISRTSVLGIIVTGVMRVLLFLAILGVVSGGVDIMQSDNPSAEAFLQAAGEAGMRLFGVIMWAAAVSSVIGASYTSISFVSTFHPVLEKRRGILVTVFIGVSLVILLVSGQAPNTLLVLAGALNGVILPVGLGIMLWVAARRSRDLLGGYRYPVWLIVIGVLAWALTAYMAVNSLGGIAALWQ from the coding sequence ATGGGCGACACGCCCCCCGCACCCGCCAAGGTGCGTCCCCGCCCCGGACGGGTCGCGCTGAGCAGCACCCTGCTCGGTGCGATGTTCCTGATGGCCACCAGCGCCATCGGCCCCGGCTTCATCACCCAGACCACTCAGTTCACGGCGCAGCTCGGCGCCACGTTCGCCTTCGCGATCCTCATCTCGATCCTCGTGGACATCGCCGTCCAGCTGAACATCTGGCGGGTCGTCGGCGTCGCGAACACGCGCGCCCAGGACCTGGCCAACAAGGTCGTCCCCGGCGCCGGCTACCTGCTGGCCGCCCTCATCGTCTTCGGCGGCCTGGTCTTCAACGTCGGCAACCTCGCCGGCACCGGCCTGGGCCTGAACGCCCTGGCCGGGGTCGACCCCCGGCTCGGCGCGGTCATCTCCGCGGTCCTGGCCGTCGTCATCCTGGGCGCCAAGAGGCTGGGCGCGGCCCTGGACCGCGTCCTGGTCGTCCTCGGCGTCGCGATGATCGGCCTCACCCTGTACGTCGCGGTCATCTCCCGGCCCCCGGTCGGCGAGGCCCTGCGCCAGGCCGTCCTGCCCGAGCAGCTGGGCACGGACGTCTTCCTCGCCGCCGTCACCATCATCGGCGGCACCGTCGGCGGCTACATCACCTACGCCGGGGTCCACCGCCTCATCGAGTCCGGGCAGGGCGGCCCCGAGAACATCGCCGCGATCTCCCGCACCTCCGTGCTGGGCATCATCGTCACCGGTGTCATGCGCGTGCTGCTCTTCCTCGCCATCCTCGGCGTGGTCTCCGGCGGCGTCGACATCATGCAGTCCGACAACCCCTCCGCCGAGGCCTTCCTCCAGGCCGCGGGCGAGGCGGGGATGCGCCTGTTCGGCGTGATCATGTGGGCGGCCGCGGTCAGCTCCGTGATCGGCGCCTCCTACACCTCGATCTCCTTCGTCTCCACCTTCCACCCGGTGCTGGAGAAGCGGCGCGGCATCCTCGTCACCGTCTTCATCGGCGTCTCCCTGGTCATCCTGCTGGTCTCCGGGCAGGCCCCGAACACCCTGCTGGTCCTGGCCGGCGCGCTCAACGGCGTCATCCTTCCGGTCGGCCTGGGCATCATGCTCTGGGTCGCCGCGCGCCGCTCCCGGGACCTGCTCGGCGGCTACAGGTACCCCGTGTGGCTCATCGTCATCGGCGTCCTGGCCTGGGCGCTCACCGCCTACATGGCGGTCAACTCCCTCGGCGGCATCGCCGCCCTCTGGCAGTAG
- a CDS encoding SDR family oxidoreductase, with translation MSGRRALVTGATGYIGGRLVPQLLDAGFEVRCLARDPGKLRDHPWRDRVEAARGDVVSGEGLAEALEGADVAYYLVHSMSGSRDFSGDDARGARNFAEAAAGAGVGRVIYLGGLAPEGEDLSAHMASRAEVGRILLDGPVPAAVLRAAVIIGSGSASFEMLRYLTERLPVMTTPRWVRSRVQPVAVRDVLRLLVEAADLPPEQDRTFDVGGPDVLTYAEMIQRFARVAGLRPRLILPVPVLSPGLSSLWVGLVTPVPPAIARPLVESLRHDAVCGEDDLSGLLGDHARIGFDRAVELAVRRTSQSRVDTRWTSASWAGAPSDPLPTDPDWAGGSLYTDERVREVDAPPEAVWRVVEGIGGERGWYSWPLAWAARGWIDLAVGGVGPRRGRRDPGRLRVGDSLDFWRVEEIVPGELLRLRAEMRLPGPAWLEFTVEPGRGRTVLRQRALFRPRGLLGHLYWAAVTPFHGVVFGSMSRNMARTAHSEAREPAAV, from the coding sequence GTGAGCGGGCGCCGGGCGCTGGTCACCGGGGCCACCGGGTACATCGGGGGGCGGCTGGTCCCGCAGCTCCTGGACGCCGGGTTCGAGGTGCGCTGCCTGGCCCGCGACCCCGGCAAGCTGCGCGACCACCCCTGGCGGGACAGGGTGGAGGCGGCCCGCGGCGACGTGGTCTCCGGGGAGGGGCTGGCCGAGGCGCTGGAGGGGGCCGACGTCGCCTACTACCTGGTCCACTCCATGTCGGGGAGCCGTGACTTCTCCGGCGACGACGCCCGGGGCGCGCGGAACTTCGCCGAGGCGGCGGCCGGGGCCGGTGTCGGGCGCGTCATCTACCTGGGCGGCCTGGCGCCGGAGGGGGAGGACCTCTCCGCGCACATGGCCTCCCGCGCCGAGGTCGGCCGCATCCTGCTGGACGGCCCGGTGCCGGCCGCGGTGCTGCGGGCCGCCGTGATCATCGGGTCGGGGTCGGCGTCCTTCGAGATGCTGCGGTACCTCACCGAGCGGCTCCCCGTGATGACCACGCCCCGCTGGGTGCGCAGCCGGGTGCAGCCCGTCGCGGTGCGCGACGTGCTGCGGCTGCTGGTGGAGGCCGCCGACCTGCCGCCGGAGCAGGACCGCACCTTCGACGTCGGCGGACCCGACGTCCTCACCTACGCGGAGATGATCCAGCGGTTCGCGCGGGTGGCGGGGCTGCGCCCCCGCCTGATCCTGCCGGTCCCGGTGCTCTCGCCGGGGCTGTCGAGCCTGTGGGTCGGACTGGTCACGCCGGTGCCGCCCGCCATCGCCCGGCCGCTGGTGGAGTCGCTGCGCCATGACGCGGTGTGCGGCGAGGACGACCTGTCCGGCCTGCTCGGCGACCACGCCCGCATCGGGTTCGACCGCGCGGTGGAGCTGGCGGTCCGCCGCACCTCCCAGTCCCGCGTGGACACCCGGTGGACGTCGGCCTCCTGGGCCGGGGCCCCGTCCGACCCGCTGCCCACCGACCCCGACTGGGCGGGGGGCAGCCTGTACACCGACGAGCGGGTGCGGGAGGTGGACGCCCCGCCGGAGGCGGTGTGGCGCGTGGTCGAGGGGATCGGCGGCGAACGGGGCTGGTACTCCTGGCCGCTGGCCTGGGCGGCGCGCGGCTGGATCGACCTCGCCGTGGGCGGGGTGGGCCCGCGCCGGGGCCGCCGCGATCCGGGGCGCCTTCGGGTGGGCGACTCGCTGGACTTCTGGCGGGTGGAGGAGATCGTGCCGGGGGAGCTGCTGCGGCTGCGCGCGGAGATGCGCCTGCCCGGTCCGGCGTGGCTGGAGTTCACCGTCGAGCCCGGCCGGGGGCGCACGGTGCTGCGCCAGCGCGCGCTGTTCCGGCCGCGCGGCCTGTTGGGCCACCTGTACTGGGCCGCGGTGACGCCCTTCCACGGGGTGGTGTTCGGCTCGATGTCGCGGAACATGGCGCGTACGGCCCACAGCGAGGCGCGCGAGCCCGCGGCCGTGTGA
- a CDS encoding MMPL family transporter yields the protein MNEERRPLRRSRWWVGAALLVVLLWTLGGGPLGAFLGRLGEVQTNDRSAFLPVGAESTEVARIAEDFDREDAVPAIALWSGDGDVTAEELADIAAVGEEVAERPWVSGEVVGPFPGTEDPSVAQLIVPIDSGEKTSDAVEELRAVLADHPVGDLTPQVTGPAGYAADLAAAFGGIDSTLLLVAVAAVLVILVAVYRSPLLPVLVILASLLALGLSGALVYLAADAGLVSLNGQSQGILFILVVGACTDYALLLVARYREELALHERVPTAVMAALRGVTGPVLASAGTVVLGLLCLLAADLASTRSLGPVVAIGVGAAVLSAMTFLPAALALAGRAAFWPTAPHRPTAETGGDTDRVMAAHPFWGRVARAVARRPRTLWAATTVLLAAAAVFAPAFSAEGTGQAEVFRTEVEAVTAQEVLDRGFGTDAAAAPALVVTDADHVADVVAAAEGSPSVESAAPVTEPGPPGAGAPPLEEDGRALVEVVLTVGPESPEAVDAVRDLRERLAADAPGADALVGGVTATDLDTLETAQRDFLVVVPLVLAVVLLVLVVLLRALVAPLLLMAANVLSFAAALGVGTLVFDHVLKLPGADPVVPLFAFVFLVALGIDYSIFLMSRAREETLVHGHRDGVLRALTVTGGVITSAGVVLAATFAALAVIPLLFLLQLAFLVAFGVLVDALLVRTVLVPALALDVGPRTWWPGRARRAGA from the coding sequence GTGAACGAGGAGAGGCGACCGCTACGCCGGTCGCGGTGGTGGGTCGGAGCGGCGCTGCTCGTCGTCCTGCTGTGGACCCTGGGCGGCGGACCGCTGGGCGCCTTCCTGGGCAGGCTCGGCGAGGTGCAGACCAACGACCGGTCCGCCTTCCTGCCGGTGGGGGCGGAGTCCACCGAGGTCGCCCGGATCGCCGAGGACTTCGACCGCGAGGACGCGGTGCCCGCCATCGCCCTGTGGTCCGGGGACGGGGACGTCACCGCGGAGGAACTGGCGGACATCGCCGCCGTCGGGGAGGAGGTGGCCGAACGGCCGTGGGTCTCCGGCGAGGTGGTCGGCCCCTTCCCCGGAACCGAGGACCCCTCCGTCGCCCAGCTGATCGTGCCGATCGACTCCGGCGAGAAGACCTCCGACGCCGTCGAGGAATTGCGCGCCGTCCTGGCCGACCACCCCGTCGGCGACCTCACCCCCCAGGTCACCGGTCCGGCGGGCTACGCCGCCGACCTCGCCGCGGCCTTCGGCGGGATCGACTCCACCCTGCTGCTCGTCGCGGTCGCGGCCGTCCTGGTCATCCTCGTCGCCGTCTACCGCTCCCCGCTGCTCCCGGTCCTGGTGATCCTGGCGTCCCTGCTCGCCCTGGGCCTGTCGGGGGCCCTCGTGTACCTGGCCGCCGACGCCGGCCTGGTCAGCCTCAACGGGCAGAGCCAGGGCATCCTGTTCATCCTCGTCGTGGGCGCCTGCACCGACTACGCCCTCCTGCTCGTCGCCCGCTACCGCGAGGAACTGGCCCTGCACGAACGGGTCCCGACCGCCGTCATGGCCGCCCTGCGCGGCGTCACCGGACCGGTGCTCGCCTCCGCGGGCACCGTCGTCCTGGGCCTGCTCTGCCTGCTCGCCGCCGACCTGGCCTCCACCCGCAGCCTCGGCCCGGTCGTCGCCATCGGGGTCGGCGCGGCCGTCCTCTCGGCGATGACCTTCCTGCCCGCCGCGCTGGCGCTGGCCGGCCGGGCCGCGTTCTGGCCGACCGCGCCGCACCGGCCCACCGCCGAGACCGGCGGCGACACCGACCGCGTCATGGCCGCCCACCCGTTCTGGGGCCGGGTCGCCCGGGCCGTGGCCCGCCGGCCGCGCACGCTGTGGGCGGCCACCACGGTGCTGCTGGCCGCGGCCGCCGTGTTCGCCCCCGCGTTCAGCGCCGAGGGCACCGGCCAGGCCGAGGTGTTCCGCACCGAGGTGGAGGCGGTCACCGCCCAGGAGGTCCTGGACCGGGGCTTCGGCACCGACGCCGCGGCGGCCCCCGCGCTGGTCGTCACGGACGCCGACCATGTGGCCGACGTCGTCGCGGCCGCCGAGGGCTCGCCGTCCGTGGAGTCCGCCGCGCCGGTCACCGAGCCCGGTCCCCCCGGGGCCGGGGCGCCGCCCCTGGAGGAGGACGGGCGCGCCCTGGTCGAGGTGGTCCTCACCGTGGGACCAGAGTCGCCCGAAGCGGTGGACGCCGTGCGCGACCTGCGCGAACGCCTGGCCGCGGACGCCCCGGGGGCCGACGCCCTGGTCGGCGGCGTCACCGCCACCGACCTGGACACCCTGGAGACCGCCCAGCGCGACTTCCTCGTGGTGGTGCCGCTGGTCCTGGCCGTGGTCCTGCTCGTGCTGGTCGTCCTGCTCCGCGCGCTGGTCGCCCCGCTGCTGCTCATGGCCGCCAACGTGCTGTCGTTCGCCGCCGCGCTGGGCGTGGGGACCCTGGTCTTCGACCACGTGCTGAAACTGCCGGGCGCCGATCCGGTGGTGCCGCTGTTCGCGTTCGTCTTCCTGGTGGCGCTGGGCATCGACTACAGCATCTTCCTGATGTCGCGGGCCCGGGAGGAGACCCTGGTCCACGGCCACCGCGACGGCGTGCTGCGGGCGCTCACCGTCACCGGCGGGGTCATCACCTCCGCCGGCGTGGTGCTGGCCGCCACCTTCGCGGCGCTGGCCGTCATCCCGCTGCTGTTCCTGCTCCAGCTGGCCTTCCTGGTGGCGTTCGGGGTGCTGGTGGACGCGCTGCTGGTGCGCACCGTGCTGGTGCCCGCCCTGGCGCTGGACGTGGGGCCGCGCACCTGGTGGCCGGGGCGGGCCCGCCGCGCCGGGGCCTGA
- a CDS encoding class I SAM-dependent methyltransferase, which produces MDTTRAKQDGAVTEGFDLASAAYDRLVAGSPGYHAHLRLSARRLDPGALSPEPRILDLGCGTGASTAALLDTVPTARIVGVDASEGMLATARAKDWPDTVSFHHARVEELTPQWAADRLGGPVDAVFGAYLIRNCPDPDRALEVMRDLLRPGGRLVLHEYSVADSAVARAVWTAVCQGVIIPAGRVFSGDGTLFRYLWRSVLEFDGRRALLERMRRAGLVSVASAPMPGWEYGITHTFAGMRREEDR; this is translated from the coding sequence GTGGACACCACCCGAGCCAAACAGGACGGAGCGGTCACGGAGGGGTTCGACCTCGCCTCGGCCGCCTACGACAGACTCGTGGCGGGCAGCCCCGGCTACCACGCCCACCTGCGGCTCTCCGCCCGGAGGCTGGACCCCGGGGCCCTCTCCCCCGAGCCGCGGATCCTGGACCTGGGCTGCGGGACCGGGGCCTCCACGGCGGCCCTGCTCGACACCGTGCCCACGGCCCGGATCGTCGGGGTGGACGCCTCGGAGGGGATGCTGGCGACCGCCCGGGCCAAGGACTGGCCCGACACGGTCTCGTTCCACCACGCGCGGGTCGAGGAGCTGACCCCGCAGTGGGCGGCCGACCGCCTGGGCGGGCCGGTGGACGCGGTGTTCGGGGCGTACCTGATCCGCAACTGCCCCGACCCCGACCGGGCGCTGGAGGTGATGCGGGACCTGCTGCGCCCGGGCGGCCGGCTGGTGCTGCACGAGTACTCCGTGGCCGACTCGGCGGTGGCGCGGGCCGTGTGGACGGCGGTGTGCCAGGGAGTGATCATCCCCGCCGGACGGGTGTTCTCGGGTGACGGGACCCTGTTCCGGTACCTGTGGCGCAGCGTCCTGGAGTTCGACGGCCGCCGGGCGCTGCTGGAGCGGATGCGCCGCGCGGGGCTGGTGTCGGTGGCCTCCGCCCCGATGCCGGGCTGGGAGTACGGCATCACGCACACGTTCGCGGGCATGCGGCGGGAGGAGGACCGGTGA
- a CDS encoding lycopene cyclase family protein, translating to MNDHDVVIVGGGAAGLTLAHRLSGVNHPDGAPVRVALAEPPRGPHTPPPRTWCFWEPDGGEWDGLLAARWRNLTVVGPDGDARTAPADPFVYKMLRSVDLEARVRSGLGDRVAEVPLLVDAVRDGADRAVVEGVMPDGSPARLTARWVFDSRPPRPLPTGRTLLLQHFRGWFVRTPADAFDPEAAVLMDFTPPQPENAVAFAYVLPLSAREALVEYTEFGPAPLTAAEYDRRLADHCARMGLAGFEVTAAEQGVIPMTDAPFRTRAGRRVFRIGGAGGATRPSTGYTFSGVLRQTAAVAAALERGVVPVPPIPHRRRHLAMDAVLLRALATGRVRGADFFTRLLAPDRLGDVLAFLDGGTRLSRELALGLRTPVVPMSLTVLDQLGHAVRTALSPGRAPAPPPAGSSDGRPRTAR from the coding sequence ATGAACGATCATGACGTGGTGATCGTGGGCGGGGGAGCCGCAGGCCTCACCCTGGCCCACCGCCTGTCGGGCGTCAATCACCCCGACGGGGCCCCCGTGCGTGTCGCCCTGGCGGAGCCCCCGCGCGGGCCGCACACCCCGCCCCCGCGCACCTGGTGCTTCTGGGAGCCCGACGGCGGCGAGTGGGACGGCCTGCTGGCCGCCCGGTGGCGGAACCTGACCGTCGTGGGGCCGGACGGCGACGCCCGCACCGCGCCCGCCGACCCCTTCGTGTACAAGATGCTGCGCTCCGTCGACCTGGAGGCCCGGGTGCGGTCCGGCCTCGGGGACCGGGTGGCGGAGGTGCCCCTGCTGGTGGACGCGGTCCGGGACGGGGCCGACCGCGCCGTGGTGGAGGGGGTGATGCCCGACGGCTCCCCGGCCAGGCTGACCGCCCGGTGGGTGTTCGACTCCCGACCGCCCCGCCCCCTGCCGACGGGCCGCACCCTGCTGCTCCAGCACTTCCGGGGCTGGTTCGTGCGCACCCCCGCCGACGCCTTCGACCCGGAGGCGGCGGTGCTGATGGACTTCACCCCGCCCCAGCCGGAGAACGCGGTGGCCTTCGCCTACGTGCTCCCGCTGTCGGCGCGCGAAGCGCTGGTGGAGTACACCGAGTTCGGGCCCGCGCCGCTCACCGCCGCCGAGTACGACCGCCGCCTGGCCGACCACTGCGCCCGCATGGGCCTGGCGGGGTTCGAGGTCACCGCCGCCGAGCAGGGCGTCATCCCGATGACCGACGCGCCCTTCCGCACCCGGGCCGGGCGGCGGGTCTTCCGGATCGGCGGGGCGGGCGGGGCCACCCGGCCCTCCACCGGCTACACCTTCAGCGGGGTGCTGCGCCAGACCGCCGCCGTGGCCGCGGCCCTGGAACGCGGGGTCGTGCCGGTCCCCCCGATCCCGCACCGGCGCCGCCACCTGGCCATGGACGCGGTCCTGCTGCGCGCGCTGGCCACCGGTCGCGTGCGCGGCGCGGATTTCTTCACCCGCCTGCTCGCCCCGGACCGGCTCGGCGACGTGCTGGCCTTCCTCGACGGCGGTACCCGGCTGTCCCGTGAACTGGCGCTGGGCCTGCGCACCCCGGTCGTCCCGATGTCCCTGACCGTGCTGGACCAGCTGGGCCACGCGGTGCGCACCGCGCTCAGCCCGGGTCGAGCGCCAGCACCGCCTCCGGCAGGGAGTTCAGATGGCCGCCCCCGGACCGCGCGGTGA
- a CDS encoding aminotransferase class IV, with protein MELNGRPATTGELGSLALHGYGHFTTMLVADLRVRGLELHMDRLRGDCRALFGTEPDIPRVRELARRSARAHPSPAVIRVTVFDPALDPGRPAGRTFPQILVTTRPAPVPDRLPPPLRLGTRLYTRDTPEVKGTGLFGPIRQRRAAQLDGHDDALFHGADGLLSEGPTWNICFLDGEGLVWPQGPALPGVTARLVSGLAEDMGVPVSTRPLSAADAAGMSGAFVTNAVTGVRPVASVDGERLPLAALTNKLAATYRDLPGDPL; from the coding sequence ATGGAACTGAACGGACGCCCTGCCACCACCGGGGAGCTCGGCTCCCTCGCCCTCCACGGCTACGGCCACTTCACCACCATGCTCGTCGCCGACCTGCGCGTACGCGGCCTGGAACTGCACATGGACCGGCTGCGCGGGGACTGCCGGGCGCTGTTCGGCACCGAACCGGACATCCCCCGGGTGCGCGAGCTCGCGCGGCGCAGCGCCCGCGCGCACCCCTCCCCCGCCGTCATCCGGGTGACCGTCTTCGACCCCGCGCTGGACCCGGGCAGACCCGCCGGGCGCACCTTCCCCCAGATCCTCGTCACCACCCGCCCCGCCCCCGTCCCCGACCGGCTGCCGCCCCCGCTGCGGCTGGGCACCCGGCTGTACACCCGGGACACCCCGGAGGTGAAGGGCACCGGCCTGTTCGGCCCGATCCGCCAGCGGCGGGCGGCCCAGCTGGACGGGCACGACGACGCCCTGTTCCACGGGGCGGACGGGCTGCTGTCGGAGGGGCCCACCTGGAACATCTGCTTCCTGGACGGCGAGGGCCTGGTGTGGCCGCAGGGCCCGGCACTGCCGGGGGTGACCGCGCGGCTGGTGAGCGGGCTCGCCGAGGACATGGGCGTGCCCGTCTCCACCCGGCCGCTGTCGGCGGCGGACGCGGCCGGGATGTCGGGGGCGTTCGTGACCAACGCGGTCACGGGGGTGCGCCCGGTGGCCTCCGTCGACGGGGAGCGGCTGCCGCTGGCCGCGCTCACCAACAAGCTGGCCGCCACCTACCGGGACCTGCCGGGCGACCCCCTGTGA
- a CDS encoding DUF4383 domain-containing protein, with the protein MDLDTSHNADRRLAAVHRFGTAFIGLVLVGFGVTSLFVRLPLFDTRGEVVAGLSTNGALGFVSVAVGSLLVGAAVVGGTYSSTVSTLVGAGFVASGLVNLYLMSTDYNILAFSMPNVIFSFVVGILMLTVGMYGRFTGGLPEDNPYRRHRERRRSLRRGTAPAGAAR; encoded by the coding sequence ATGGACCTGGACACCTCGCACAACGCCGACCGGCGCCTGGCCGCCGTCCACCGGTTCGGAACGGCGTTCATCGGACTCGTTCTGGTGGGATTCGGCGTGACGAGCCTGTTCGTGCGCCTGCCGCTCTTCGACACCCGGGGGGAGGTCGTGGCCGGCCTGTCCACCAACGGGGCGCTGGGCTTCGTCTCGGTGGCGGTCGGATCGCTGCTCGTGGGCGCCGCCGTGGTGGGCGGCACCTACTCGTCGACGGTCTCCACCCTGGTCGGCGCCGGTTTCGTCGCCAGCGGCCTGGTCAACCTGTACCTCATGAGCACCGACTACAACATCCTCGCGTTCTCCATGCCGAACGTGATCTTCAGCTTCGTGGTCGGCATCCTGATGCTGACCGTGGGCATGTACGGGCGCTTCACCGGCGGCCTGCCCGAGGACAACCCGTACCGGCGCCACCGGGAGCGGCGGCGGAGCCTGCGCCGGGGCACGGCCCCCGCGGGGGCGGCCCGGTGA
- a CDS encoding MerR family transcriptional regulator produces the protein MAETLTPGATARMLGVAPSTLRSWDHRYGIGPRERSPGGHRRYTPEDVDRLRELCRLVGEGLAPAVAAERVLAGGGAPAPTVPAPRDGRDPGTRGHALPAGGASRLQGVARAAVRMDSELVEALVERALRAEGVVAAWEGLVMPLLYGMGRKWQDTRRYVEVEHLLSWCVSSALRRVPPPGGPPRTGQRPVVLACGPEETHSLPVEALAAALRERGLTHRVLGACTPADAAARTVRRTAPRAVVLWSHVGGRSDLAALRATVLAASESPQAVRVYTAGGGWRSLTARSGGGHLNSLPEAVLALDPG, from the coding sequence ATGGCGGAGACCCTGACCCCCGGTGCGACCGCCCGGATGCTGGGGGTCGCTCCGTCCACCCTGCGCAGCTGGGACCACCGGTACGGGATCGGGCCGCGCGAGCGCAGCCCCGGCGGGCATCGCCGCTACACGCCCGAGGACGTGGACCGGCTGCGGGAGCTGTGCCGGCTGGTGGGCGAGGGGCTGGCCCCGGCGGTCGCGGCCGAGCGGGTGCTGGCCGGGGGCGGTGCCCCCGCCCCGACCGTGCCCGCGCCGCGCGACGGACGGGACCCCGGGACGCGCGGGCACGCGCTCCCGGCGGGCGGGGCGTCCCGCCTCCAGGGGGTGGCCCGGGCGGCGGTGCGCATGGACTCCGAGCTCGTGGAGGCGCTGGTCGAGCGCGCGCTGCGCGCCGAGGGCGTGGTGGCCGCCTGGGAGGGGCTGGTCATGCCGCTGCTGTACGGGATGGGCCGCAAGTGGCAGGACACCCGCCGCTACGTGGAGGTGGAGCACCTGCTGTCGTGGTGCGTGTCCTCGGCGCTGCGCCGGGTCCCCCCGCCCGGCGGCCCGCCGCGGACGGGGCAGAGGCCGGTGGTCCTGGCCTGCGGGCCCGAGGAGACGCACAGCCTCCCGGTCGAGGCGCTGGCCGCCGCCCTGCGCGAACGCGGCCTGACGCACCGGGTCCTGGGCGCCTGCACGCCGGCGGACGCCGCGGCGCGGACCGTGCGGCGGACCGCTCCCCGGGCCGTGGTGCTCTGGTCCCATGTGGGCGGGCGGTCCGACCTGGCGGCACTGCGCGCGACGGTGCTGGCCGCGTCCGAGTCGCCCCAGGCGGTCCGGGTGTACACGGCCGGGGGCGGCTGGCGCTCCCTCACCGCGCGGTCCGGGGGCGGCCATCTGAACTCCCTGCCGGAGGCGGTGCTGGCGCTCGACCCGGGCTGA
- a CDS encoding GntR family transcriptional regulator: MTATDDRVGRPTRRLLPLPSQAERVAELLREAVIDGDHPPGRRLSEERLCEELGVSRNTLREAFRLLVRERLVVHQMHRGVFVTLPTTEDVRDLFRARRSLELTAVQRAADPAPEAVAAVGRAVDEGEAARDAGDWWGVGTANMHFHQALAGLAGSTRVDEFMSRVLAETRLVFHVMDAPREFHAPYLDWNRRIHTLLAGGDHTAAAAELEAYLDTSEEQLTTAFLAREAGGGD; the protein is encoded by the coding sequence GTGACGGCCACGGACGACCGCGTCGGCAGGCCGACCCGACGGCTGCTGCCGCTGCCCAGCCAGGCCGAGCGGGTCGCCGAGCTGCTGCGCGAGGCCGTCATCGACGGCGACCACCCGCCCGGCCGGCGCCTGTCCGAGGAGCGGCTGTGCGAGGAGCTCGGCGTCTCCCGCAACACCCTGCGCGAGGCGTTCCGGCTGCTGGTCCGCGAACGGCTGGTGGTGCACCAGATGCACCGCGGCGTGTTCGTCACGCTGCCCACCACGGAGGACGTCCGCGACCTGTTCAGGGCGCGGCGCTCCCTGGAGCTGACCGCCGTGCAGCGCGCCGCCGACCCCGCCCCCGAGGCGGTGGCGGCGGTGGGGCGGGCCGTCGACGAGGGCGAGGCGGCCCGCGACGCGGGCGACTGGTGGGGGGTGGGCACCGCCAACATGCACTTCCACCAGGCGCTGGCCGGACTGGCGGGCAGTACCCGGGTCGACGAGTTCATGAGCCGGGTCCTGGCCGAGACCCGGCTGGTCTTCCACGTGATGGACGCCCCCCGCGAGTTCCACGCGCCCTACCTGGACTGGAACCGGCGCATCCACACCCTGCTCGCCGGCGGCGACCACACGGCCGCCGCCGCCGAACTGGAGGCCTACCTGGACACCTCCGAGGAACAGCTGACCACCGCGTTCCTCGCCCGCGAGGCCGGCGGAGGCGACTGA
- a CDS encoding LamB/YcsF family protein: MSRIDLNSDLGEGFGRWELGDDRALLSIVTSANVACGFHAGDPSVLRRTTADAAAENVAVGAHVGYRDLAGFGRRFIDVPPADLTADVLYQMGALSAFTRLAGDRIRYVKPHGALYNTIVHHEQQAAAVVEAVRAFDPGLPVLGLPGSRFLELAEKAGLPTYREAFADRAYTPEGTLVSRREPGAVLHDPEEIAERCLRIARREPVTAVDGSEILIEADSLCVHGDSPGAVAIARAVADRLRAEGVTPAPFAR, translated from the coding sequence GTGTCCCGCATCGACCTCAACTCCGACCTCGGCGAGGGCTTCGGCCGCTGGGAGCTCGGCGACGACCGGGCCCTGCTGTCCATCGTCACCAGCGCCAACGTCGCCTGCGGCTTCCACGCCGGCGACCCCTCGGTGCTGCGCCGCACCACCGCGGACGCCGCCGCCGAGAACGTGGCGGTCGGCGCCCACGTCGGCTACCGCGACCTGGCCGGGTTCGGCCGCCGCTTCATCGACGTTCCACCCGCCGACCTGACCGCCGACGTCCTGTACCAGATGGGCGCGCTGTCGGCCTTCACCCGCCTGGCCGGCGACCGCATCCGCTACGTCAAGCCGCACGGGGCCCTGTACAACACGATCGTCCACCACGAGCAGCAGGCCGCCGCCGTGGTCGAGGCCGTCCGCGCCTTCGACCCCGGCCTGCCCGTGCTCGGCCTGCCCGGATCGCGGTTCCTGGAGCTGGCGGAGAAGGCCGGGCTGCCCACCTACCGGGAGGCGTTCGCCGACCGCGCCTACACCCCCGAGGGCACCCTGGTCTCCCGCCGCGAACCCGGCGCCGTCCTGCACGACCCCGAGGAGATCGCCGAGCGCTGCCTGCGCATCGCCCGGCGGGAGCCGGTCACCGCGGTCGACGGGAGTGAGATCCTCATCGAGGCCGACTCCCTGTGCGTCCACGGCGACAGCCCCGGGGCGGTCGCCATCGCCCGTGCCGTCGCCGACCGGCTGCGCGCCGAAGGCGTCACCCCGGCGCCGTTCGCCCGCTGA